One Callithrix jacchus isolate 240 chromosome 4, calJac240_pri, whole genome shotgun sequence genomic window, CTTTCTCAAATCTTACAGTCATGCAAAGaaccaaagattaaaaaaaaaaaagacaaaagcatgTTAGGCCCACAAGCAGTATGTATAAGGTAAATTTATAATACTTTCTCTTAGTAAAATATAAAGCTTGATGGCACAGATGTCTGTTAGAAGGTGGCTCCataaaaatatgagaattttGTCGGTTGTGCATTTAACATATTCCAAGATCCCCAGATGGTGTTTggcatagtaggtgttcaataatatatgttaaataaatgaagttttaaaaaacgTTTCTCCTAATGAACTATTAAGCTTGATCTACCTCATTGGTGTGTTATGAAAAGTGTGTTGATATgttacataaaatacattttttaatgcaCTTGTGGAACTCAGTATACAATTCTACAGTAAATTAAAACTGTAATATGAGTAAGTTATGCCTCAGATTGTTATTTTATGATTCTGtatctctttattttacagaGCTTTACATACTCATAGTGCACATGGCTTCATTAAGAAGTACATATCtatgttctaaaataaatatgtcCCTGAAAATTGtacttgttttctcttctttaagcATAGCTTAAAGTTAATATCCTCCTTAACAATTTAGCTAAGAAATCCCATCTTTGATGGAAATGATAAATAAggcaaaaaaactaaaagaaaaatagcatattgatgttggcctcatagaaaTCAGCTTCAAGATCTGTATAAATAGGTAGCATAAGCCAGGTGcgctggctcatgcttgtaatcccagcactttgggaggccgaggtgggtggatcatgaggtcaggagctcaacgccagcctggccaagatggtgaaacccagtctctactaaaaatacaaaaattagccaggcgcaatggcggggttagaggttgcagtgagcagagatcatgccattggactccagcctgggcaacacagtaagactccatctcaaaataaataaataaataaaaaggtagcATACATGAAACTAAAGTATAAATGGTAGGTCTAGGATCTTCCTaatcatttctatttctatttctcagtTTACTTAAATTTGGTCAAGTAAAATTCTTGCTCCATTTTTATTAATTGgttctcctttttttccagtaatgcattctttgttttttttttttttttttacaattttaagaCAATAGATATTCACTCAGTTTCATGTCTCATCATTACAGCAGACCCTTCCTTCTCCAAGCCAGAACTAGTCACCTTGATTAAGCTTGTTTCCTGGGAGTTCCCAGACATAATCATCACTTATTCACATTCTCCAGTCTTATGAGGATTCTCTTCAGGGCTACTgatctcatttcttccttcttccttgggGACCATGAACCATAATCTAGTCCCCGTCTCTCCAGAAGCATCTCTTCTGCTTCCTCtcctcattttataaacataCTTTTGTCTTTGCATCCTAAAAACAAGACTCCTCTATGGACCCAGCATTCTCCCTCTATTTTTCCTCTCAAAAGAGTAGCTCAACAcatcattttaatttcttcaccTCTAATCTACCACTCAACTTGTGAAAAAAGCTTCTGTCCCTATACAGTCAAATGATATTGTTCTAAAGTCACTTATAACTCCTTATAAGGAGTTATATTGAAAATCCAATTAATACTTGTCCTTATCTTATGTGACCTCTTGGTGGCCCTGTGTTGGACCTCTCCTGCCTTATTGAAGAGTTCTTTCATCCCATGTTTCCACCACACTTGCTTTACTGAAacaatttctcttttcctccctccttccttccctccctgcttcctttcttccctccttctttcctccctccttctttcccccctcccctcccctcccctcccctcccctcccctcccctccccttcccttcccttactTCGTCACAGTCTAGCTTTGTCacatccaggccagagtgcagtggcatgatcatagctcactgcctcaacttcctgggctcaagtgatcctctggcttcagctccctgagtagcttggattacatgaatgcaccaccatgccaggctaattttttaaattttgttttgtagagatgagctctcattatgttgcccaggctggtcttgaactcgtgagctcaagtgattctcctaccttgctgtcctaaagtgctaggattacaagagtgagccactgtgcctggcctactgaTCCACTTTCTACCAGATTCACCCCTCCTTTTCAGTGAGATGGGtggggttttttatttgttttattttgtatatccTCTCACCTTACAATCAAATGTTGAGCTCTAGGCTACTGTCCTTGGTCCTGGACTCAAACTACAAAATTTCCCTGGGAAAACGAATCAATTCCTATTGTTTTAATTGCCATTTCTTTGCTGATGACTCTCACATTTTAACCTTTAGCCCTGAATTCTCTACTAAACTGCAGACCTCATATCTCTGGTTTTCCCCTGAATATCTTTCCATCTACATGTTATTGAGCCTTCCAAAGTCCTAGATCTATTCTGAGTTCTTTTCCTGAGgctactgtattttacatataggAAGGAAGATGAACTGAATATTCAGTTGCCAGAAGGGCAGATGATGGCACTCCTATATgttgtttatttatgtttcttctctttctaaacACATAGTAGAATTGCACTTCCTTGCTTTTTGAAATTGGTGTGTTGTGTGACTTTCTTAGCCAGTGAAATGTGTGTCCCTTCTAGGCAGAAACCTCTGAAACCTGGTACacaaatgattttattcttttctccctGTTATGAAAACTGCCAACATTCCAAGGGAAGAGGTTCCATCAGCTTACATCCTTAAGAGAAGATGATGTAGAGCAGACCTCCCACCAACcaaaaatgaatataaagcaTGAGTGAAAAATAAGCCTTTGCTATTTTAAGCCTGTGAGATTTTAGAGTTATTTGTTACCACGATGTAACCCAGTCCATCCTGACTGATTTAAGATTCCAAaccaaactcattatttttattcctgcacaccattaacagaataaaacaacatAAGAGGATCTCACCTGCTCTTTATCCAATGCTCCCTGTTTTCTACGTCTGTGTTTGAGCCATCACCATTTACTCACTTAACCAGGCTAGAAACCTGGGACTATATCCAGATACCACTTTCATGTCCACCTACATTTTATGACTCGAGTAGTTCTACAGATTTGATTTCCTAGGTATCCTTCAAATCTATCCTTTCATCTCCATTCTTAGTGTACATCTTCTTACTATCTCTTGCCTAGACTCTTCCAGTGGCCTTTTAAATGGACTTCCTATCTCTAGCCTTTCCTAAATCCATTTTCCATATGGCTGCcagaatgatttttataaaatgccaTTCCAATTTCCTGTTTCAAATCTTTCACCAGTGCTTACAGAATTAAGTCAAAATGACTTAGTATACCATTTTAGGCTCTTGATAGTTCAAACCCTTTCTATCCCTTCAGCATATCTGCTCCAGTGACATCCAGTTCCTTTTCCTCCTACTCTTCCACCACCCAGACAATACTATTCTTTGAGTAATCCTTCCAGAAATCTCAACTTAGATTTTATTTACTCTAAGAAGGCTTTCCTGATTATCCCAAACAGACTTCTTAAGTCCCTCCCTCCTATCTGCCTAAAATGTGCTTTTCCTATTGAAtgtgtcactttatttttttttcttatgtgatTATTGTAGTGGCCATAGTTTGTAATAATTCTAATCTTCTCAAGGAAAAGAGGAATATCTTACTGTCCTTATCTGGAAAGCACAGTACTTAGAACATTACAGCCACctcaaaaagatttattttttattttcattttaagttccgAGGTACATGTACAAGATGcacaggtttgttaaataggtaaacatatgtcatggtggtttgctgcacctatcaacccatcacttaggtattaagcccagcatgcattagctatttgtcctaatcctctccctcctcccatcccacccccgacaggcccagtgtgtgttgttcccctccctgtgtccaggtgttctcattattcagctcccacttataagtgagaacatgcagtggttgcgtttctgttcctgcattagtttgctgaggataacagcttccagctccatccatgtccttgaAAAAGACATGGTCttgttctattttatggctgcatagtatttaatgctgtgtatataccacattttctttattcagtctattactgatgggcatttgggttgattccatgtttttgctattgcaaatagtgctgcaatgaacatatatacatacaaatattatGCATGCATCTTtgtaaaataatgatttatattcctttgggtatatacccagactGCTAGGTCAAAtcttatttctggttctagatctttgaggactcaccacactgtcttccacaatgattgaactaatttacattatgGAATAGAAATAATAAGCCATTTTATCAGAAAGCTTAGCATCTGCTAAGGGCTTATATTTTTTACATAGCTTAAAATCTGTTGAAGGCTTACTTATGTCAAGCATTGCAAAAAGCATTCTgtaagctttattttatttagcctGACAACAAGTGTAAGGGATGGAGATATACATTAGgtgtccttactgattttctcttCAGAAGCAACCCAAATCTTACCTTCCTGGCAGGTAGATCATTACAGGCTCTTAGCTactattaataattaaattatttttctatgcaGTAGCTGAATGAATAGCAGAGACAACTATAGCTTACAATCAAGGTTGtctaaactttaaagaaaaagttcagcttcattatttaaataattttgaaaaaattataacatttatatatcaTCTTTCCTTTGATTCATAACACTTTTTACAAAGTTTAGTGGTAGTTAAGTGCCCTCACTGTAACTCAAATCAGAGAAACAGGGATGCAGACATTTGATTAATTTATATCATAACTTTCCAAGATTTCATTATCATTTCACAACACCTGCCCCCAAAAAGGAATTTTATAATTATCATTGAGTGACAGAAATATATAGATGAACTCAAAAGTTATTGTAGAAGGATACTGATAAATGTTGGAAAAAACACAGAAGACACAAGAAGATAATTTAGAGCCATAGGCCCAAATCACATGAGCCCAGTCTCTGGCTCTCTTAGAACAGTGATTCATATCTCCAAATAATAACAGGTTGGCGTATGAACCTAGTCTatcaatacataaaacaaaacaaaacaaacaaaccccgacattcttttcttaaggagtccattcattcatccattttttaaaaaactgttccAGGAAGAGGAATTAAGACCATTCCTTTGTACTCGAGTCTGCATCACAGCTTCTAGAACACGGGATGAAGAACCAGTTGATTGGCCATAGGCCAAGTCCTGAGTCTCCAGCGAATCAAGCAATTAACCAAGtcacttagcttttttttttttttttttttttaaagaaatacacaaaacGTGTAGACTCGCTTAATTTCATCTCCTCCTGGCCTCTTCACACGGAAATTGGCTGCTCAGGCGAATGTTGTTTTTCACCGCAGCCATGTGTCAAAGGGCGATTAACATTCGCTGAACAAAATCCCGTCCCGGGCCATTTGGGAGTTGCACGCGTTCACACCCTGAGCCCAGCCCGGTGCGCCTTCGCGCGCAGCCTTTTTGTTTATGCGGCTAGCTGGAGAGAGGGGCGGAGAGGGAGCGAACCTCTCAATGTGCAGCAGGTTGCAAGGGCTATATAAAGCTAGGGTCTCGGGTCTACTGGAACCGGCCAAGATTGCCCGCGAGCAGGCAGCTCCCTTCCGCCCAGCTCTGCGGCGCCATGGAGACCGCGGGGAACGCACAGGGCGCTGAGAGCCGAGCTGCGGCGCGCTCAGCCCCCGACGGCCCGACGCGGCGCGGGGACGTGGACTCCGGGTAGGCTCCTCCGCACTGCTCTGCTCCTCCCCGCTTCCCCAGTCCCTGCCGCCTGCGCCTCTCCAGCTCCTCCCCTCCACTCGCCATTCCCCACCCCCCGGTGCCAATGTTCGGCCTCCGTGGATTCTCCCTGGTCTGGGCTGACGTCTCCTCTGCGCGCCTTGTGCTCTCCATCCCGCAGCTCGCCAGGCTTCTGGAGACCCTGGGTGGAAGCCCAAGGCAAGAAAGAGGAGCAGACGCCGAATGACGCCGCGGAGGCGGTGAGTGAGCCAGGCGTCTCAGGCCGCGCTTCCCAGGGGTGCAGAAGATCGACCATGGCTTTCGGGACGCTGGGCCGGAGAGAGACGTGCGGGGCACCGGTCCTGCTTTCGTTTAATATCCCACCTGCCAGTGGCCAAAACGGCGCCGACGCGGCGGTTGTGTCCTCACGGGCGATGGGCCACAGCACCCGGGGGGAGCGAGGCAGCTGAGAGCACTGGGGTTACGTTCCCAACGGGCACGAGGAACACTGGGTCGCACACGCTGCTACTTTTTAGAGGGAGGTGGGTGATAACTGGATTCACTTCCTTTCCTCTCCAGATGTCCAATGGTCCTGGAATGATAGCAGGCTCAGGAAAGCTTTCCCAGTTCAGACACCCAGTCAGGTGAGTGAGTGACAGGCCTCGCCGAAGGTCTTCGACTCCTCCAGCCCCAGGGAGGAGCCAGGGGCATCTCAGAGCCCAGCTCCAAGGTTTGTCCAGcagcagtctctctctctctctctctcgcccccCCCCACCCATCTGAAAAATCTATCTTCAATGTTACTTATCTTCGCACTCGCAGAGATCCGTTACTCATCGAATTGAAAAATGTAGGGGCTCACGGTCGCACGTAAAGGGACTTTTAATCAATACAGACTCAATGAACGCGTGAGGAATATATTATGAAGAGCAAAAGTGGATGGTATAGTAAAAGAGCAGTGACGTCTTGTGCTGgcaaaacagtttttatttttaaatcctaaaGGGTCGGAATGAAATTGACTTCACATCAGGCAGTGTGTATGCTGCTTTTTTCTTGCAATTGGGAAGTAAGAATGGGATTAACAGTTGCAGACTTACAGCAAATCAAGTTTGCCCTgtaagagaaaatggaaatgtaatGAAAATCCTAAAGATTATTGAGGATGGTTATAGAAAAGGTCAAAAGTTAATTAACATGAGGAGCTAGTTTACTGTTCCTAGCCATAGGAAGTCAGCCTTTAAGATTCTTTGTCACTTTTATTAggggaaaatgttaataattctgcagttttcctgcctccaaGATCTGTTAAATGAAAAGCTGAATGATGTTTGTAAATGCCTGTGGTCATAAATACCATGTAGAAGTCAATACATCTAATTTCCTACCATGTACTAGCACTAGTGAAGGACGCAAGAAAAAGTAGTCACAGCACATGGCAGTTGTTGTAACAGAGTTTAGTTTGGTTAGTTTTACAAGTATGGACAGGGTATGAAGTGCCTCAGTCTGtcagtggtgggggaggggtgggggaagtGTTTATTATAGATTGTGGTTACGTGGCTGAGTCTTGGAGAAGTTAGTCAGATGAATGGGAGGTGGGAGCAGAAGAAACAGCGTTGGAAAAGAGGATCATGAAACAGTGTGGCTCCTTGTGGGAACTCCAAGGAGTTTAGGTGTGTGAAGTTATGGTCATTTCAGCAGGGTAATCAGAGGCCAGATCTTGTGCACTCTTGTACAGAGTTTTGTCCTGATCCTGTATGTGGTGTTAGGAACCCATGGACCTTATTCTGAAGGTAGTCTTGGGGATTATATGTTATATAGGCATAGTCAGGACATCAAAAGTAAAACTAGAAGTTCTGCAATTTTTCAGGTAAGAAATGATGAAGAGCCATTGTAAGACATTAGAAGTGAGGATGGGACTGGGTGAATCTAGGAAATATGTAGGTGACAAAATAGATTTGGCTTTATAATGCATTGGATATGGTAGACGAAGAAGAGGTAAAAAGCCAGAATGGCTCTTCAGTTTGTGGCTGGTAACCAGGTGAATGCTATactaaaagaatggaaattaggGTTGAAACCAGATTTGGAAGATGAGACCATGAGGCAAGTTTTCCACTTATATTTAATGTGCCTGTGGAGCATCCAAATAGTGATATCCAGTAGAGAGCTGCATACATAAGTTAGGGGCCCAGGGTCAAGATCTTAAGTGGAAATACAGACTTCGGAGTCCATTGTAACTGTAGGGTGGAAAAATCATGACAGTGGGCTAGGTCATCTTAGTTTGTTTAGAAGGAGGGCTGATGTTCCCAGCAAAAACCTGAGGGAAGGCCAGCATCTTACCTGTATGCAGAGAAAGAGAGGTCCATAACAGAGACTGAGAAGAACAGAACAGGAAGAATCTCAGAGATCCTGGGAGAAAAATGGCCCACAGTGGGAAATTCTGGACAGAGTATCATAATAACTAAACAGCATTCTTTGGGTTTGCTAGTTCCAGTTACATATTAGAAAACAAATTGTTTCTTATAtaagaaattcttttcttttcttttcttttctgagatacaATTACAATTTAATTGTgcttc contains:
- the RIPPLY2 gene encoding protein ripply2; translation: METAGNAQGAESRAAARSAPDGPTRRGDVDSGSPGFWRPWVEAQGKKEEQTPNDAAEAMSNGPGMIAGSGKLSQFRHPVRLFWPKSKCYDYLYQEAEALLKKFPIQATISFYEDSDSEDEIAELTYEN